In Juglans regia cultivar Chandler chromosome 5, Walnut 2.0, whole genome shotgun sequence, the following are encoded in one genomic region:
- the LOC118343753 gene encoding UPF0481 protein At3g47200-like: MEQTFIYPAINPTDRDSIEKKKLHECKGLVIDIANHSSKKKRRLECKELIIDIPLELEASRCPDKYCIYRVPKRLREVNNKAYTPRLVSIGPFHHRREELKDMDIQKFLIFKNFCNRTGKSIEDLKCIIRPKEMEIRSCYSETFLLSSEGFLNMILLDAIFILELFCRKSEKEYSGSSKPREEYSENSKAQEKDSGNSKAHYQIDYILSRPCMERGIRHDLLLLENQLPFFVLKELYQQYVKPNTEEKTLLELSCGFFGDLYHGWKQESKKCFNGLVNRRSPNFIEVKHFTDLVRYFFLPLGPNQSSPDSSAENQKEGPKGNQKHLHFTATKLDEAGLKFTTPDSATSLLDIKFRPNGCLESFPIFNLSWFLSCLPCLKSTCLVHMQRFLEVPPLLLDDKTDGLFRNLMALEQCHYPDKTDICDYIVLMDDLITTKADVRLLVDKKIIVNELGSSAAVTKLVNNLALEIEESGSLYVKLCGQLNRYCESNWNRLVGTLTSVYFPDFFKGTASVVGIIVLGLTLWNFNRLLRLSARKY; encoded by the coding sequence ATGGAACAGACATTCATCTACCCTGCAATAAACCCAACCGATCGTGattccattgaaaaaaaaaagctacatGAATGCAAAGGTCTGGTCATTGACATTGCCAATCAttccagtaaaaaaaaaagaagacttgAATGCAAAGAGCTGATCATTGACATTCCACTGGAACTGGAGGCTTCTCGTTGTCCTGATAAGTACTGTATCTACAGGGTTCCCAAGAGACTTCGCGAGGTCAATAATAAGGCCTACACCCCTCGGCTGGTTTCTATCGGCCCTTTTCATCACCGCCGTGAAGAGTTGAAGGACATGGATATACAAAAATTCCTAATTTTCAAGAATTTCTGTAATCGTACTGGGAAGAGCATCGAGGATCTTAAATGCATCATCAGGCCCAAAGAAATGGAAATCCGCAGCTGCTATTCAGAGACCTTTCTACTCAGCAGTGAAGGGTTTCTAAACATGATTCTACTGGATGCTATCTTTATACTTGAGCTCTTCTGCaggaaatctgaaaaagaataTTCTGGAAGCTCAAAGCCTCGTGAAGAATATTCTGAAAACTCAAAGGCTCAAGAAAAAGATTCTGGAAACTCAAAGGCTCATTatcaaatagattatatattaaGCCGGCCGTGCATGGAACGCGGCATACGGCATGACCTGCTTCTACTTGAGAATCAGCTCCCTTTCTTTGTTCTTAAGGAGTTATACCAACAATATGTGAAACCCAATACAGAAGAAAAGACTCTTCTTGAGCTCTCTTGTGGGTTTTTTGGTGATCTCTATCATGGTTGGAAGCAAGAGTCCAAGAAGTGTTTTAATGGTTTGGTGAACCGACGCTCACCAAATTTCATTGAAGTAAAGCACTTCACAGATTTGGTGAGATATTTTTTCCTTCCACTAGGCCCAAACCAGAGCTCACCGGATTCCAGTGcagaaaaccaaaaagaagGGCCCAAAGGAAACCAAAAACACCTACATTTTACAGCAACAAAGCTTGACGAGGCAGGTTTGAAATTCACTACGCCAGATTCAGCAACATCTTTACTTGATATAAAATTCCGGCCGAATGGATGCTTAGAAAGCTTCCCGATCTTCAATCTCTCATGGTTCTTGTCTTGCCTACCATGCCTGAAAAGCACTTGCTTGGTCCATATGCAACGTTTCTTGGAAGTCCCACCCCTTCTGTTGGACGACAAAACCGACGGTCTTTTCCGAAACCTGATGGCCTTGGAGCAGTGCCATTATCCAGATAAAACTGACATTTGCGATTACATTGTGCTGATGGATGATCTTATCACAACTAAAGCAGATGTAAGGTTGCTTGTTGACAAGAAGATCATTGTTAACGAGTTAGGTTCCAGCGCTGCAGTGACGAAACTGGTTAACAACCTCGCCCTGGAGATTGAAGAAAGTGGATCCCTTTACGTCAAGCTCTGTGGACAGCTTAATAGGTACTGCGAGAGCAATTGGAATCGTCTGGTGGGAACCTTGACTAGCGTGTATTTCCCAGACTTCTTTAAAGGCACTGCTTCTGTTGTTGGGATTATTGTCCTGGGTCTCACTTTGTGGAATTTCAACAGGCTCCTTAGATTGAGTGCTAGGAAGTACTAG
- the LOC108990462 gene encoding uncharacterized protein LOC108990462, with product MKELLATRVNLSLRKITDSSSCPICKNDDESVMHAIWYCPAAADVWSESNIVIQKWSSYEIDLLKLWDSLVEKVSKDVLEETVMVMRNIWLRRNEFIFEGVFKSPSQVIKATRDELRVFQLVQHNAKQTPIPRVERGAVLWSRPRESFVKANWDAAMSKKDRKVGLGVVIRDEEGEILVAAREQINYLTDSATAECLALWKAMEVCRELNFNRVLFEGDAQVIVNAVNKGDEDYSSYGSVIEDAKKLLKAIENWSVNFVYRETNMAAHVLAQEALFLHTDIVWIEETPNCIRSIICKEKSCNEFIVQ from the coding sequence ATGAAGGAGTTACTAGCAACTAGAGTGAATCTGTCTTTGAGGAAAATAACAGATAGTTCATCTTGCccaatatgcaaaaatgatgatgaatcagTGATGCATGCAATATGGTACTGTCCAGCAGCAGCAGATGTTTGGTCCGAATCAAACATTGTCATACAGAAGTGGAGCTCGTATGaaattgatttattaaaattatgggACAGTTTGGTGGAGAAGGTAAGCAAAGATGTGTTAGAGGAGACTGTTATGGTTATGAGAAACATTTGGTTAAGAAGAAATGAGTTCATCTTTGAGGGAGTTTTCAAAAGTCCAAGCCAAGTCATTAAAGCAAccagagatgaattgagagtttTCCAACTGGTTCAACATAATGCAAAACAGACTCCAATTCCAAGAGTAGAAAGAGGGGCTGTGTTGTGGAGCAGACCAAGAGAGTCCTTTGTtaaagcaaattgggatgcagcaatgtcaaaaaaagatagaaaggtGGGGCTCGGGGTGGTTATTAGAGATGAGGAAGGAGAGATTTTGGTTGCTGCAAGAGAACAGATAAATTACTTGACAGATTCTGCAACAGCTGAATGTCTTGCATTATGGAAAGCTATGGAAGTGTGTAGAGAGCTCAACTTCAACAGAGTTTTATTCGAGGGTGATGCTCAAGTTATAGTGAATGCTGTTAACAAAGGGGATGAAGACTACTCCTCTTATGGGAGTGTAATTGAAGATGCCAAGAAGCTGTTAAAAGCTATAGAGAACTggagtgttaattttgtttatagggAAACAAATATGGCAGCTCATGTGCTAGCTCAAGAAGCTTTATTTTTACATACAGATatagtttggattgaagagactCCTAATTGTATTAGGAGTATTATTTGTAAGGAAAAATCATGTAATGAGTTTATAGTTCAATGA